AGCAGAAGCCCGACCTCATAATATTCTACAACGGGCACAACGAGTACTACGGGGCTCTTGGAGCGGGTTCATCGGAATCCATAGGCAAATCACGCTTCCTCATAAACCTCATGCTGAGGCTGCAGAGATTCAAGACCTTTGAACTTGTAAAAAACGTTATAAGGTATTTTGCCGGAATATTCCATGGCTCCTCCGGGAATGCTGCAGATGATTCAAATGAAACTCTTATGTCAAAAATGGTAGGCGAAAGCCTCATTGCCTATAATTCCGAGACCTATCTTTCAGGGCTAAAGCAGTTTGAAGACAATATGCGCGACATGCTTGACATGGCTAAAAAAGCCGGTGTGCCTGTTATTCTTGGAACTCTTGCAAGCAACCTGAAAGACCAGTTCCCTTTTATTTCCGTAAATGAACCAGGCCTCGAACGGGCGGACAAGGTTTACAAGGAAGCCCGGGAATCCTTTGCAAAGGGGGATTACAAAAAGGCCAGGGAGCTCTTTATTAAGGCCAAGGAGCTTGATGCACTAAGGTTCAGAGCTCCTGAAGAAATAAATAATATTGTACGAAAGCTTTCACGGGAATACGGCTGCCCTGTGGCACCTGTAGAAGAAGACTTTGAGGCAGCAAGCCCTGAAGGAATTACGGGCAATAATCTTATGGTCGACCACCTGCACCCCAACTTAAAAGGTTACCAGCTGATGGGAGAGTCGTACTACAAAACGATGAAGGAACATTCCCTTCTTCCCAAAGGAAGCCAGGCAATAAGCGAAAAGACGGCCGACAGCACCTTAAGGGTAAATTTCCCTTTTACACGCCTGGATTCAACGGTTTCAGACATAAGGCTCAGGATACTTTTAGGGTCGTATCCTTTTGTTCCCAAAGGAAGCCCCAATCATCTGCTGGAGAACCTGAAGTTTAACGATTTTGTGGACACTTTGGCAGGACTGATAATTGACAGAAAGACCTACTGGGAACCCGCACACATCAAAGCCGCGGAATATTTCTTAAGGAAGAAGCAGTTCGGGGCATTTAAGAAAGAGATGAACGCAGTTATAGAAGAGCGCCCGTTCAATGAAACTGCATACGGATACACGGCTGAAATGCTGATTAAGGCAAATCTTTTCAGAGACGCCATCCCATACCTGAAGAAACTCCAGGCCTTAAAGCCGGGAGCTTATTCAACTAAATGGCTGGGACTTCTGGCACTGGATGGAAAAAATTATAAGGAAGCGTTATATTATCTGGAAAGCAGTCTTCAATATGCGCAGAATGATCCGCAGGTGTGGTATAATCTGGCCGGGGTCTATTTCAACCTGAAAAATAATAGTAAGGCAATTGAGGCGTTAAAAAGGTGCCTGGCAATTAGTCCCGGTTACAACGCGGCCAGAGTCTTTTATGCACAGCTGATGGCTGCTACAAGGCAGAAGAAATAATTAAAACATAATGACTTGAGAAAGTAAAAACAAAAGTACAGATGACAATATGAAGACCTTATTTTTGGGTTCAGGGTATGTGGGAGACTATTTCAGGAGGCTGTATCCATATTCGATACACACCTCGCGATCAAAAGAAAAGCTGCGCCACCAGATAAGAGGCGTGATATTCGACTCTGGGCTGCCCGAAACGTGGAATAACCTGAGCAAGGCTAAACCTGAAGGAATTATTATTTCATTCCCCCTGACCGATAGCACGGCGGAGTTAGACACATTCCTTAGGACCTTAACAGACAAGATAGTAATAATTGGGACTACAAGTGCATTTAAGGAAGATCTGAAAGTCATTAAAGACGACTCCCCTTTGGACCCATATAACAAAAGGGCTGCAGCCGAGGAAAGCTTCCGCCTTAAAGGGGCTGCAGTTCTCCACAGCGCCGGCATTTACGGCGAGGGAAGAAATCCGCTCAACTGGATAAGGCAGGGATTGATAAAGGACCCGGAAGGAATTGTAAACCTCATTCACGCCGAGGACCTTGCGCGGGCGTGTAATTTTCTTCTGGAGGATTTCCGGCCGGGAGAAAGATATGTTATAAGCGACAATCATCCATACCGCTGGCAGGACATAATAAATTATGCGCTTGAAAGAAAGATGATTTCGGACAGTCAGCTGCCTGCTTTTGAAAAAGCTGCCGCAAAGGGGAGGCAAAAAGAAGTAAGGCCGTGCAGGCTGCAGGAGGAAGGGTTTACACTCAGGCACCCGGAGCTTTTCCAGGAACTAAGAAAGCTTGAAGAGCCGGCTTAAAAAAAATGCCGGCCCCTCTGATTTAAGCTCATTTGCTTTAAGCTCACACATTTAAGCTAAAAAAAGAATTCCTAATCAGAAAAGAGCATAAATAAAAGGCGCCAGTGCCGAACCCTGCGTAATAACAATCAGCCCGCCCAGAAGAACAAGTAAGATTACAATTGGAGCAAGCCACCATTTTTTACGCACCCTGAGAAACGACCACAGTTCACCAAGTACTGATATTTTACTCATATAATTTTAAACTCCAAATCTTAAAATTGTTTTTCCGAGCCGGCCGGGTCATAATTCTTAATTGCCCTGTAATTCCAGTAGCTGACTCTTTGCCTGTCAATTTTTGTATCCAGAAACTTTTTCCCCGCTGCTCTGGCAATCAGCGCGATCGGAGTAATTACCAGGTAATAGAGCACTGAAAGTATAAGCCTTGTGGATATCCATCCCATCAAAACAGCCAGACCCATCCAGGCTTTCTGGAAAGGTTTCAGAACAACGGGAAACATATAAGCAAAGACTATTAAAGCCAGTCCTGCAATTGCAGAGTAGGGGTAGTAATAGGATTTGCCTATTATAAGTATCACGGCAATTACAATAAGTGTAATACCCATTGTAATACCGAACCTTTTAAGGTCACTTTCAGAGCTTTTTATGTTTTTAATTTCCTGTAATATCATGGCTAATCCAGTTCAAATTCCTTTTTCCATTCTGTGTCGCCCATTAAGGGCTGCTGCTCCTCTTTTTTAAGCAGGAAATTCCCCAATAAAAGATAATCCATATCGGTGCGCATAAAGCACCTGAAGGCATCCATCGGGGTGCAGACGATCGGTTCGCCTCTTACATTAAAGGAGGTGTTTACAATAACCGGGCAGCCGTATTTTTCATAAAATCTTTTTATTGTCTCATAGTAGAGCGGGTTTGTATCCTTATGCACCGTCTGAATGCGTGCCGAATAATCCACGTGCGTAACGGCCGGGATATCGGAACGGACGATGTTGAGCTTACTTATGCCGAAGAGTTTTAGTTCATCTTCAGTCATCTGCCTGCGGCGTTCCTCCTTAACCTTTGCAGTAAGGAGCATATAAGGGCTGGGGCGGTCAATTTCGAAATATTCGCACGCCTTCTCGCTTAATACAGACGGCGCAAAGGGGCGGAAGCTTTCCCTGAACTTGATCTTGAGATTCATCACCGACTGCATTTTGGCCGAACGCGCGTCCCCGATAATTGATCTTGCGCCCAAAGCGCGGGGGCCAAATTCCATTCTGCCATTAAACCATCCGATTACTTTTTCATCGTTAATAAGACCGGAGACCTTCTCCGGAACCTCAGCATTTGAAATCCTTTCATAAGGTATGGAATTACCTTCCAGGAATTCCAGAATTTCTTCACTTCCAAATTCGGGGCCTAAGAATGAGCCCGACTGAAGGTCATTTATCTCGTCGGCAGTTCTTTCCTTTGATAGGTACTGGTGCCAGAGGAACAGTGCTGAGCCCAGTGCCCCGCCGGCATCGCCTGAGGCAGGCTGGATCCATATATCCTCAAAGGGTCCTTCTTTTAAGAGCCTTCCGTTGGCAACGCAGTTAAGCGCAACACCTCCGGCCAGGCAGAGTTTTTTCATCCCTGTTTCTTGGTGGATATGGCGCCCCATCCTGAGCATCACTTCTTCTGTAACGTCCTGAACCGAGCGGGCAAGATCCATTTCAAACTGTGTAAGTTCACCTTCAGGCTTTCTGGGTTTACGCCCGAAGAGCTTGTCAAAGCTGCCGTTTGTCATCGTAAGGCCGGCCGCATAATTAAAATACTTCATATTCATCTTAAAGGAGCCGTCTTCCTTCAAGTCCATGAGTTCGGAAAGAATGAGGTCCTTATATTTAGGCTCTCCGTAAGGAGCGAGCCCCATGACCTTATATTCTCCCGAATTAACCTTAAAGCCTGTATAGTATGTAAATGCCGAATAAAGGAGTCCCAGCGAATGTGGGAATTTCATGTCGGCAATAATTTCAATTTTATTTCCGCGTCCTGTTCCGTAGCTGGACGTGGTCCATTCCCCCACGCCGTCAACAGTAAGGAAGGCGGCTTCACGAAAGGGTGAAGGGAAGAAAGCCGATGCGGCGTGTGACTCGTGGTGTTCGGGAAAGATTACTTTTCCCTTATAACCCAGTTTTTTCTCCAGCAGGTCTTTAATCCAGAGCTTCTCCCTCATCCAAAGAGGCATTGCCTTAATAAAAGAGCGTATCCCTTTGGGAGCCGAGGCAAGATATGATTCCAGCAGTCTTTCAAATTTAAGAAAAGGCTTATCGTAAAAAGCCACAAAATCGAGGCTGCTGCCTTTGATATTCGCGTAATTAAGGCAGTATTCCACCGCCTTTTCGGGGAAAGAGTAGTCGTGCTTTTTGCGCGAAAAACGTTCCTCCTGCGCAGCAGCAACTACTTTTCCGTCGCAGACTAAGCATGCGGCGCTATCGTGATAAAAAGCTGATATTCCGAGGATATACATGTTAAATTCTACATAATTACGAGTACGTAAAAATAGTAGATTATGAAACAATATCAACAATAAAATTTCCCTATAAACGCCCGGGGGCAGCTTTTTTAAGCAGGAAAATTTACCTGGCGGTGTAAAAAAATTGGAAGCGTATATCATTTCTTTATATTATTTAATATTGAGGCATGCCAGGAAACGATTGTTTAACTCCAGAATGATTCCGGTGAATTATGTCTTTGCTGAAAATGATGTTTAAGCAGAAAAGGGCATTTTCTTTTGATTCCACGACGCAGGAATCAGACGCTGCGGGACTTCCCGGCACTTCCAGAAAGCCGCCAGCTTATTTTTATGTTATTCTTATACTAATCCCCTTTATGTTCTTTTTCTCTACAGAACTCCTGCTCAGTCTTTCGGGCTACGGGCGCCCATATGAGCAGTTTATTGAGGTCATTCCGGGTAAACTTATGCTTAATCCTGAAATTGCAAAGAGGTACTTTTACAGGAATACCACCGTACCAAAACCTATTGAAGATCTTTTTTCCAAGAAAAAGCCTGAGAATTCATTCCGTGTTTTTATACTGGGTGAAAACTGTGCCGCAGGATTCCCCTATCTTCCCACCTCTTCATTCTCCAGGTATTTAGAGCGCCGTCTTAAGGATGAGTACAATAGGTCAAAAATTGAAGTAATAAACATGAGCATTATGGCAATAAACAGTTATGCCTTGAGGGATTTCATGCCTGGAATACTCAGGCAGAAGCCTGACGTCATACTTATTTATGCAGGGCATAACGAGTACTACGGCGCCCTTGGCGCTGCCTCAACGCTGCCTCCCGGGCGAAGCAGGCATTTGACCAACCTCATGCTTTACCTGGAAAGATTCAGGACTGTAGAACTAATGAGTGATTTTGTAACCGTTATCTTCCGCCTGTTCAGGCACGACAGGCAGTTCGGTATTGTCTCCTCTGAAGTTACTTCCGACCAGGAGATCCCATATAACTCCCGTTTGTTTCAGGAGGGAGTACTGCAGTTTGAGGGGAACCTGCGCGACATACTGTCCATGGCCCAATCTTCCGGCGTACCTGTTGTACTGGGCACACTTGTGTGCAACTTAAAGGACCAGCCGCCTTTTATCTCCTCTTCAGGCAAGGACCTGCCTTCAGCAGAAGAAACTTTCATAAGGGCCTTAGGCAAGCTCAAACTAAATAAGACTGACGAGGCCGATTCGCTCTTCCGCTTTGCAAGGGACCTGGATATGCTGAGGTTCAGGGCGCCTGAAGAGATGAATTCTGTAATCAAGTCGCTTGCGCGTGAGTTTAATTTTCCCCTGGTTAAAATTGATTCAGTTTTTGATTCCATCAGCCCTTCAGGCATCACGGGAAACGATCTAATGACTGACCATCTTCATCCAAACCTTTACGGCTACCAGATGATGGGAGAGCTTTTTTTTGAGAAGATGAGGGATTCGGGAATTGTTCCTAAAACTGAACCTCCAATTGCATTACTGAAGAAGAATGGGTGGTTTTAAGCAAAAAAAAAGCCGGCTTATAAAAACCGGCTTTTTTTTAAGATACTGTAGAATTTTAGAAGCTTACACTCAGCGCATATTTAGAGATCTGCTTAAATATTCCGTAGTTCATGTAGCTGTAGTCAACTCTTGCCGAGAGCGGGCCGAAGTTGTAGTTAAGTCCCACACCTGCGGTCAGTCCTTCTTCAGCTGCCGTCTTAAAGAGTGAGTTATAGCCTACTCTTAAAGAGACAAGGTTTGACCACGTTACTTCTGTTCCCAGGTTCAGATATGATGACTGGTTGTTGGGGTAAATGGCATCTGAAGCCAGAGTAACCTTCCAGTCCTCAGTCTGAATGGCGTCCATTCCAAGGCCTACGGTGAAAATTAAAGGCAGTGTCCAGCTGTCTGTTCCAAGGTCAGAGACCACGTTATCGTTGTTGCCTGTATGGGCAGGATCAATATCCACGGGCTGCAGAAGGTCTTTGCCGCCCATCTGCATTTCAGTACCGAAGTTAGCGATATTCATACCTATTCTGAGGCCTTTGAGCTGAGTGGTAAACAAGAGGCCGATATCGAGAGCAAAAGCGCTGGCGCTTTCATTATAGATCCTCTGCTGAATGTATTTTACGCTGCCGCCGATAGAAAATCTGTCGGTAAGGTTTCTTGCATAAGACAGGCTGAAAGCTATATCCTGAGCGTCCCAGGTCTGTCCTGTACCATTAGGCTGGTCAACCGTTGTAATGGCCTCACTTCCGTAAGCAAGCTGGTTTACGCTCAGGCCTACAGTATTATCGTCATCTAGCTTAATTGCAAGGCCGAGCCAGTTAAGGTTTGTATTTACGAGCCATTCCGAGTGTACGACGCTGAATTCATTTTTCGAAAGGCGTGAGAGCCCTCCGGGATTCCAGAAAGAAGTTGTTGCGTCATTGGCAACAGCCACAAAAGCCCCGCCCATTCCGGTAGCCCTGGGGCCTACCGGAATAGTAAGAAAATTTGCAGCAGTGGTACCAACCTTCGACTGAGCCATAAGAATGTTGGTACCGAAGAGGACGAGTATAATTACTTTTATTATATTTTTATTCATTTTTAAACTCCAGTAGAATTTCATGGAAATTCATTTACTTAATGATAGCTATTTTGCCGTACTTCTTTTCACTGATGCCCGGAGCTTCAACCACGTAGAAGTAGACGCCGAAGGCAACATCCAGACCTTCCTTAGTTCTCAGATTCCAGGACAGGCTGCCGCTATTGTAACCGCCATCCTGCTGGAGTGTCTGAATATGGCTGCCGTCAGATGAATAGATATTAATTCTGGCATTAGGCGGCAGATTAATAAAGTTAATTACTCTTTCACCGCGGCCTCTTATCTGAGAGGGCAGCGGCTGTTCGAACGTATTTGTAACTATGTACGGGTTAGGCACTGCTTTTACGTCATTCAGCTGAGTCTTTGCCAGCGCCGCATCGTATGAAGCGGCTGCAGTAGTAAAAGTAAATTTATCCCTGCTGGTAAAAGGTTTAGTGAATCTGACGAACAAAGTGTCACCTCCACGGGGTACATAAGTGCTATCTTTTGAGAATGTAATCCACCATGAAATTGTCTTGCCTTCCCTGTCGGAAAGAAAGATTCT
The sequence above is drawn from the Ignavibacteria bacterium genome and encodes:
- a CDS encoding tetratricopeptide repeat protein, which produces MKNISKEQKRNSENKDKSAKSKTKAEAVKKNSETEKAGPISGRKYPVWFYFVPVLIPVVFFILLEGGLRLFHYGRDIETFIKISADYPDMLFMNPQIPFRYFSNIKTAPSVIPDGFKEVKNDSTFRVFVLGESSTAGWPFAPNASFSRHLKRKLTLLYPKNNIEIINLGITAVNTYTMRDLMPDVLKQKPDLIIFYNGHNEYYGALGAGSSESIGKSRFLINLMLRLQRFKTFELVKNVIRYFAGIFHGSSGNAADDSNETLMSKMVGESLIAYNSETYLSGLKQFEDNMRDMLDMAKKAGVPVILGTLASNLKDQFPFISVNEPGLERADKVYKEARESFAKGDYKKARELFIKAKELDALRFRAPEEINNIVRKLSREYGCPVAPVEEDFEAASPEGITGNNLMVDHLHPNLKGYQLMGESYYKTMKEHSLLPKGSQAISEKTADSTLRVNFPFTRLDSTVSDIRLRILLGSYPFVPKGSPNHLLENLKFNDFVDTLAGLIIDRKTYWEPAHIKAAEYFLRKKQFGAFKKEMNAVIEERPFNETAYGYTAEMLIKANLFRDAIPYLKKLQALKPGAYSTKWLGLLALDGKNYKEALYYLESSLQYAQNDPQVWYNLAGVYFNLKNNSKAIEALKRCLAISPGYNAARVFYAQLMAATRQKK
- a CDS encoding carbamoyltransferase; protein product: MYILGISAFYHDSAACLVCDGKVVAAAQEERFSRKKHDYSFPEKAVEYCLNYANIKGSSLDFVAFYDKPFLKFERLLESYLASAPKGIRSFIKAMPLWMREKLWIKDLLEKKLGYKGKVIFPEHHESHAASAFFPSPFREAAFLTVDGVGEWTTSSYGTGRGNKIEIIADMKFPHSLGLLYSAFTYYTGFKVNSGEYKVMGLAPYGEPKYKDLILSELMDLKEDGSFKMNMKYFNYAAGLTMTNGSFDKLFGRKPRKPEGELTQFEMDLARSVQDVTEEVMLRMGRHIHQETGMKKLCLAGGVALNCVANGRLLKEGPFEDIWIQPASGDAGGALGSALFLWHQYLSKERTADEINDLQSGSFLGPEFGSEEILEFLEGNSIPYERISNAEVPEKVSGLINDEKVIGWFNGRMEFGPRALGARSIIGDARSAKMQSVMNLKIKFRESFRPFAPSVLSEKACEYFEIDRPSPYMLLTAKVKEERRRQMTEDELKLFGISKLNIVRSDIPAVTHVDYSARIQTVHKDTNPLYYETIKRFYEKYGCPVIVNTSFNVRGEPIVCTPMDAFRCFMRTDMDYLLLGNFLLKKEEQQPLMGDTEWKKEFELD
- a CDS encoding UPF0164 family protein; this encodes MNKNIIKVIILVLFGTNILMAQSKVGTTAANFLTIPVGPRATGMGGAFVAVANDATTSFWNPGGLSRLSKNEFSVVHSEWLVNTNLNWLGLAIKLDDDNTVGLSVNQLAYGSEAITTVDQPNGTGQTWDAQDIAFSLSYARNLTDRFSIGGSVKYIQQRIYNESASAFALDIGLLFTTQLKGLRIGMNIANFGTEMQMGGKDLLQPVDIDPAHTGNNDNVVSDLGTDSWTLPLIFTVGLGMDAIQTEDWKVTLASDAIYPNNQSSYLNLGTEVTWSNLVSLRVGYNSLFKTAAEEGLTAGVGLNYNFGPLSARVDYSYMNYGIFKQISKYALSVSF